The Helianthus annuus cultivar XRQ/B chromosome 16, HanXRQr2.0-SUNRISE, whole genome shotgun sequence genome includes a window with the following:
- the LOC110918787 gene encoding SNF1-related protein kinase regulatory subunit beta-2, with protein MGNTNGREDGGGGGGGEGGSTSSIGNDVVSQDVNYTARTGDDGDFMGHSPPPSPRVSGSPLMFTPQVPVAPLQRPDEMQSNNSWMHDSSSYEDMMTEQGIPTMITWSYDGKEVAVEGSWDNWKTRKPLQRSGKDFIILKILPSGVYQYRFIVDGQWRHSPDVQWTQDEAGNTYNILDLQEYVPEDIESISGFEPPQSPDSSYNNLQLGSEDYAKEPPLVPPHLQMTLLNTPLPHTEPSPRPQHVVINHLYMQKGKSSDSVVALGSTHRFLSKYVTVVLYKSIHQ; from the exons ATGGGGAACACAAATGGTAgagaagatggtggtggtggtggtggtggtgagggtGGTAGCACCTCCTCTATTGGAAACGATGTCGTTTCACAGGATGTTAATTATACTGCTCGTACCGGTGATGATGGTGATTTCATGGGTCACTCTCCTCCTCCAAGCCCTAGGGTTTCTGGTTCTCCATTGATGTTTACTCCTCAG GTACCCGTGGCTCCATTACAAAGACCCGATGAGATGCAGTCAAACAATTCATGGATGCACGACTCTTCCAGCTATGAGGACATGATGACCGAGCAAGGAATCCCGACAATGATTACGTGGAGCTATGACGGAAAAGAAGTGGCTGTTGAAGGTTCTTGGGACAATTGGAAAACAAG GAAGCCCTTACAGAGATCCGGAAAAGATTTTATTATACTAAAGATTCTTCCGTCAGGCGTTTACCAGTATAGATTTATCGTTGACGGTCAATGGAGGCATTCGCCTGATGTGCAATGGACACAAGACGAAGCAGGCAACACTTATAACATCTTAGATTTGCAG GAATACGTACCCGAAGACATTGAAAGCATATCTGGTTTCGAACCACCGCAATCACCAGATTCAAGCTACAACAATTTACAACTTGGATCCGAGGATTACGCAAAAGAGCCGCCGTTAGTACCGCCACATCTCCAAATGACGCTTCTTAACACCCCTTTGCCCCACACGGAGCCCTCTCCTCGACCTCAACATGTTGTCATCAACCATCTTTACATGCAGAAAGGAAAGAGCAGTGATTCTGTTGTAGCCCTTGGATCAACTCATCGGTTCCTATCCAAGTATGTGACCGTCGTCCTCTACAAGTCTATACATCAATAA
- the LOC110919618 gene encoding uncharacterized protein LOC110919618 yields MADDLPPLWFPPMSSDDSSDSSILFFQNLIEEAELQDTGTSNRRRYIERQREEGHETLMADYFVEDPKYNEDIFRHRFRMSKRLFLQIVSDVEENDPWFVEAPDARGRKGFTPLQKVTSAIKQLATGNTPDENDEYLHMAERTSRECLEYFCDTVCKIYGPEFLRRPTSHDMALLYQAHEEKHHLPEYRGQYMRGDHRYPTIMLEAVASQDLWFWHAFAGPPGSQNDINSIPYPHEVNEKKFKRQHEAARKDVERAFGVLKGKWGVLSRPMRARSVKKIRNVVYTCIILHNMILKDDGKAIAPVHIRDPPVEPALDDTVLGELLNEDTHWRLKHDLIDHLASQDLPHLLADSDED; encoded by the exons AAGCCGAACTTCAAGATACCGGCACATCTAACCGAAGGAGATATATTGAACGTCAACGTGAGGAGGggcatgagacactcatggcgGATTATTTTGTCGAAGACCCGAAGTACAacgaagatatctttcgacatagGTTCCGTATGTCAAAACGTTTGTTTCTACAAATTGTGTCCGATGTGGAAGAGAACGACCCGTGGTTTGTAGAGGCCCCCGATGCGCGAGGTAGGAAGGGCTTTACGCCCTTGCAAAAGGTGACATCGGCTATTAAACAGCTCGCAACTGGAAACACTCCAGACGAGAACGACGAGTACTTGCATATGGCCGAAAGAACTTCCCGCGAGTGCCTAGAATATTTTTGTGACACGGTTTGCAAAATATATGGTCCAGAGTTCTTACGTAGACCGACAAGCCACGACATGGCACTTTTATACCAAGCTCATGAGGAAAAACATCACCTTCCAG AGTATCGAGGCCAATACATGCGAGGAGATCATAGATACCCGACTATTATGCTCGAAGCGGTTGCTTCTCAAGACTTATGGTTTTGGCATGCTTTTGCCGGTCCACCGGGTTCTCAAAACGATATCAAT tctatCCCTTACCCTCACGAAGTAAACGAAAAGAAATTCAAGAGGCAACATGAGGCGGCAAGGAAAGACGtcgaacgggcttttggtgttttgaagGGGAAATGGGGTGTATTGAGTCGACCGATGCGAGCAAGATCGGTTAAAAAAATTAGGAATGTCGTGTACACGTgtattattttacacaacatgattttgaaagacgATGGAAAGGCGATAGCACCGGTGCACATTCGGGATCCTCCGGTCGAGCCGGCTCTAGACGATACGGTGTTGGGCGAATTGTTGAATGAAGACACCCATTGGAGACTCAAACACGATCTCATAGATCATCTCGCAAGTCAAGATTTGCCCCATCTTTTGGCCGATTCCGACGAAGACTAG